The nucleotide window GAACACATACCGATCCTGGTGGGTGGGAGCGGTGAGAAGCGGACCCTCAAGTTGGTGGCTCAGTACGCCGACGCCTGCAACCTGATGGGCGATCCGGAGGCAGTTCGCCACAAGCTCTCGGTGCTTGATGCTCACTGTGAGACTGCCGGGCGTAATCGGGCAGAAATCGAAGTTACTCATCTCTCCCCGGCGTTTGTCTATGCGACCAAACAGGAGCTTGAGTCCGAAGCTTCCGCCATGGGCATGGATGTCGAAACGCTGTTGGGTCCGTTCTCCGGAGGGACCGTTGACGACAACATCCACCGGTTCAGCCAATTGGCCGAGGCCGGCGTGGAAACCGCCATCGTGGCGATCGCCAACCTGCATAGACCCGGATCGCTGGAGAGCTTCGCCGAAGTCATCGACAAATTCTCCATTTGATCAGCCAGCGATTTCAAACGTGACTCGCCGGTTGGCGGCCCGCCCTTCCTCCGTGGCATTGGTGGCGATTGGTTCGGTATCGCCATACCCAATCGATTCAAGCGAATTGGTCACGCCGGCGGTCAGCAAGTAGAGAACGACCGCCTCGGCACGGGCTTGGCTCAAGGCCAGGTTGTAGTCAGGCTCCCCCGTCGAGTCGGCATGCCCCGCCACGACGACCGGATAGGACGGATGGTCCGCCAGATAGGCGGCGATGACATCAAGTCGTTGGAGGGCTTGGGGCTCAAGCTCGGCGCTGTTGTAGGCAAAGAGCAAGTCGGTGCTAACCGAAAAATCGGCGAGCTGCGTTTTTACATCAGCCCGCTCGGGATCGAAGATCGGTGGTAGCTCGCCATTCAATCCCCAGAAGACACCGATGAGGACGGCAGTGGCGATGATGAGCGCCAGAACCAGAACGATCAGGCTGACGATCCGCTTCTTGATCCACTTGAACCAGGTCGAATACCTCACGTTTGGCGCCGGAAGGTCAAGGTCACATGGTCCGTTTGCCACTGCATTCGAATGTCGCTTGAGAAGTGCACGTCGGCGCCGCTCCACATCGGTTCAAGAACCACGTCCTCGACCGCCATCCACTCCTCAATCGCTGGTATTTCGGAAGCACATACCACCGCGCTCGCCGTTACCTCGTCGGGGACGAGCGTCATACCATCGAACTCATAGCGCCCCGTGAAGTCGTTGCACGGACCCTGACCGCGCATAACCCCACCTCTCGCGAAGTCAACCCACACTGCCGATCCCGTTTCGGTTTGAAATGGCAACCCCTGCTCAAGCGGCAGGAAGACCCCGTCGACAGCTACGGAATCCAGCAGCCAGA belongs to Acidimicrobiia bacterium and includes:
- a CDS encoding META domain-containing protein; the encoded protein is MTLSACSGADRALIEGLWLLDSVAVDGVFLPLEQGLPFQTETGSAVWVDFARGGVMRGQGPCNDFTGRYEFDGMTLVPDEVTASAVVCASEIPAIEEWMAVEDVVLEPMWSGADVHFSSDIRMQWQTDHVTLTFRRQT
- a CDS encoding OmpA family protein — its product is MRYSTWFKWIKKRIVSLIVLVLALIIATAVLIGVFWGLNGELPPIFDPERADVKTQLADFSVSTDLLFAYNSAELEPQALQRLDVIAAYLADHPSYPVVVAGHADSTGEPDYNLALSQARAEAVVLYLLTAGVTNSLESIGYGDTEPIATNATEEGRAANRRVTFEIAG